In Euzebyales bacterium, one DNA window encodes the following:
- a CDS encoding exodeoxyribonuclease III, with translation MRLISYNVNSISTRLTRILALLDEHKPDVVCLQETKCAPDAFPDEAFEQAGFLAADHSGGRWAGVAVVARADLGVNDVTAGLPGEPAPHEARWIEATVGGVRVVSTYVPNGQALDSPAFAEKLTFLEAMRERAAQLAGGPAVIAGDLNVCPADLDVWDTTAVHGATHITEDERARLRAVLGTGFVDAFRTLHPDEPGFTWWDYRAGHFHKGFGLRIDLALLSEPLAAHLVASSVERPYRKPTKVPGTKPSDHAPLVVDLADGAVLTD, from the coding sequence ATGCGCCTGATCAGCTACAACGTCAACTCCATCAGCACGCGACTGACGCGGATCCTGGCGCTGCTCGACGAGCACAAGCCCGACGTGGTGTGCCTGCAGGAGACCAAGTGCGCACCCGATGCGTTCCCCGACGAGGCGTTCGAGCAGGCGGGCTTCCTCGCCGCCGACCACTCGGGTGGCCGGTGGGCGGGCGTCGCCGTCGTTGCGCGCGCCGACCTCGGAGTCAACGACGTCACAGCCGGGCTGCCCGGTGAGCCGGCGCCGCACGAGGCGCGGTGGATCGAGGCGACCGTAGGCGGGGTCCGGGTGGTCTCCACCTACGTCCCCAACGGCCAGGCGCTGGACAGCCCCGCCTTCGCCGAGAAGCTCACGTTCCTCGAGGCGATGCGCGAGCGGGCCGCCCAGCTCGCCGGTGGCCCAGCCGTCATCGCGGGCGACCTGAACGTGTGCCCCGCGGATCTCGACGTGTGGGACACGACCGCCGTGCACGGTGCGACGCACATCACCGAGGACGAACGTGCCCGTCTGCGCGCGGTGCTCGGGACCGGGTTCGTCGATGCGTTCCGCACGCTGCACCCCGACGAGCCCGGGTTCACCTGGTGGGACTACCGGGCCGGCCACTTCCACAAGGGGTTCGGGCTGCGCATCGACCTGGCGCTGCTCAGTGAGCCACTGGCCGCGCACCTGGTCGCCAGCAGCGTCGAACGGCCGTACCGCAAGCCGACCAAGGTGCCCGGCACGAAGCCGTCGGACCACGCGCCGCTCGTTGTCGACCTGGCCGACGGTGCGGTGCTGACCGACTGA